In Xenorhabdus poinarii G6, the following are encoded in one genomic region:
- a CDS encoding IS1 family transposase (programmed frameshift) — MAKVEVDCRYCHKSEDVKGHGKGHRGYPRYRCYACSKVFQLAYTYQACKPGVKEQIIDMAMNNSGIRDTARVLKVATATVMKTLKKLNPRNVTTLPLDGDDIHLICEVDEQWSFVGSKKNQRWLWYAWEPRMKRIVAHTFGDRSRKTWEKLLALLSPFNIRFYCTDDYAVYDCLPEEVHLTGKIFTQRIERTNLTHRTRIKRLNRKTIGYSKSEEMHDKVIGTFIERENYI, encoded by the exons ATGGCTAAAGTAGAAGTTGATTGTCGTTATTGTCACAAATCAGAAGATGTTAAAGGACATGGAAAAGGTCATAGAGGTTATCCCCGCTACCGCTGCTATGCCTGCAGTAAAGTCTTTCAGTTGGCATACACCTATCAAGCTTGCAAACCGGGAGTCAAAGAGCAGATTATTGATATGGCGATGAATAACAGCGGCATCCGTGACACGGCCCGCGTATTGAAGGTGGCAACAGCTACTGTGATGAAAACGCTTA AAAAACTCAACCCCCGGAACGTGACGACGCTTCCTCTTGACGGGGATGACATTCATCTTATCTGTGAAGTGGATGAGCAGTGGTCGTTTGTGGGGAGTAAGAAAAATCAGCGCTGGCTCTGGTATGCCTGGGAGCCGCGTATGAAACGGATAGTGGCACATACTTTTGGGGATCGCAGCAGAAAAACATGGGAAAAACTACTGGCACTCTTGTCACCCTTTAATATCCGGTTTTACTGTACGGATGATTATGCCGTTTATGATTGTCTTCCTGAAGAAGTCCATCTTACTGGAAAGATATTTACCCAACGTATAGAGAGAACCAACCTTACCCATCGTACCCGAATAAAAAGGCTGAATAGAAAAACAATCGGTTATTCCAAATCTGAAGAAATGCACGATAAAGTGATAGGCACTTTCATTGAGCGTGAAAACTATATTTAG
- a CDS encoding conjugative transfer ATPase codes for MEKPKALNRPGKLREADETTIYHANPSIIDYLPWVEYLEKEQCLLLDDGISVGAVYRIDPIATEGRPVARLLEIRDQLEDAIQDSLEEDDISPWVVQFFCQDEDDPADYLNTLRGYVKPWAQGTAFTDAFLSESEHHLTSIARPDGIFQDSLITGQPWRGQQRQTRMVVYRWLPVTRKSRHDNQTLPAVAALNQVCERLVSSLAAAGVVAHRQNGEQIHNWLLRHFNPAPDWGMAKADFYRTVGYEPPRPPDLPVNNDFAESLWFNPPVSDPETGVWWFDGLPHKAVPVERLRRPPEPGTLTGEVKRGDNINALMDMMPAGTVVSLTIVAQAQDRLEEDFTQLSKNAVGENTESLRVRQDVQEVKELLGRRHKLYRSALTFLVRGKDLDDINHRVHQLSSTLLTAGLQPVRPEFSVLPLNAYLRALPMCFNPQKDKKHGYSRLTWVQHLAGLLPVTGRSTGTGHPGFSFFNRGGSPLTFDPMNKQDRTQNAHLLLFGPTGAGKSATLCASLIQLMAIHRPRLFIVEAGNSFGLLADYYESLGLTVNKIGIRPGCGVSLALFADAHQLLQFSPEQLRINEADIPYTDEQPEEEGDEQRDILGEMEIAARLMITGGEKREEERLTRSDRGLIREAIMQAAQTSFDESRQMVASDLQNALYAIARNHQQDEHGQPLITTHRRARADEMASAMSMFTQGFEGELFNRPGTPWPEVDVTLIDLGTLARENYSAQMALAMVSLINKVNNLAERDQYQDRELQLVIDEGHITTTNPLLSPYMTKVVKMWRKLGAWLWLATQNLADYPDTAEKMLNMAEWWLCLTMPPDEVEQIARFKKLTEEQKAVLLSASKLPRCYTEGVVLAKKIEALFRVVPPSLYLALGMTEKEEKAERRALMREHQCSELAAAVLVARKMDVARWLKVDTGR; via the coding sequence ATGGAAAAACCCAAGGCACTGAACCGTCCCGGTAAATTGCGTGAGGCGGATGAAACTACTATTTACCATGCAAACCCTTCCATCATCGATTACCTGCCCTGGGTGGAATATCTGGAAAAAGAACAATGCCTGCTGCTGGATGACGGGATTTCCGTCGGGGCGGTCTACCGGATTGACCCCATCGCCACGGAAGGGCGCCCGGTTGCGCGGTTGCTTGAAATCCGGGATCAGCTGGAAGATGCGATCCAGGACAGTCTGGAAGAAGACGATATTTCGCCGTGGGTGGTGCAGTTTTTTTGTCAGGATGAAGATGATCCTGCTGACTATCTCAACACCTTGCGGGGCTATGTGAAACCCTGGGCACAGGGCACAGCCTTTACTGACGCCTTTTTGTCTGAATCGGAACACCACCTGACCAGCATTGCCCGGCCTGACGGGATATTTCAGGACAGCTTAATCACCGGGCAGCCGTGGCGGGGCCAGCAGCGCCAGACCCGTATGGTGGTTTACCGATGGCTTCCGGTCACGCGAAAATCCCGCCATGACAACCAAACCTTACCGGCTGTTGCCGCCCTCAATCAGGTCTGCGAACGGCTGGTCTCATCACTGGCAGCGGCCGGTGTCGTGGCCCATAGGCAAAACGGGGAGCAGATCCATAACTGGCTGTTGCGTCATTTTAATCCGGCGCCGGACTGGGGGATGGCAAAAGCCGATTTTTACCGTACTGTGGGTTACGAACCTCCCAGGCCGCCTGATCTCCCGGTTAATAATGATTTCGCCGAAAGTTTATGGTTTAACCCGCCGGTGTCTGATCCTGAGACCGGTGTCTGGTGGTTTGACGGACTGCCCCATAAAGCGGTGCCGGTTGAGCGCCTGCGCCGTCCACCAGAACCGGGAACACTGACAGGCGAAGTGAAACGGGGCGACAATATCAATGCCCTGATGGATATGATGCCGGCAGGGACGGTAGTTTCCCTGACCATTGTGGCACAGGCACAGGACAGGCTGGAAGAGGACTTTACCCAGCTTTCAAAAAATGCGGTGGGAGAAAATACCGAATCGCTGCGCGTCCGGCAGGATGTGCAGGAAGTCAAAGAGTTGCTGGGGCGACGGCATAAACTGTACCGCAGTGCGCTGACTTTTCTGGTGCGGGGCAAGGATCTGGATGATATCAACCACCGGGTGCATCAGTTATCCTCCACCCTGCTGACAGCCGGATTACAGCCCGTCCGGCCGGAATTCAGTGTGTTACCGCTGAATGCCTACTTACGGGCACTGCCGATGTGCTTTAACCCGCAGAAAGACAAAAAACATGGGTACAGCCGCCTGACCTGGGTACAGCATCTGGCCGGGTTATTGCCGGTGACAGGCCGTTCGACCGGCACCGGGCATCCGGGGTTCAGTTTCTTTAACCGGGGCGGCTCCCCACTGACCTTTGATCCGATGAACAAACAGGATCGTACTCAGAATGCCCATTTATTGCTGTTTGGTCCGACCGGGGCGGGAAAATCCGCCACCCTGTGTGCTTCGCTTATCCAGCTGATGGCCATCCACCGTCCACGTCTGTTTATTGTTGAAGCCGGCAACAGTTTTGGTTTACTGGCCGATTACTATGAAAGTCTGGGGCTGACGGTCAATAAAATCGGTATCAGACCGGGCTGTGGGGTGAGTCTGGCACTGTTTGCCGATGCCCATCAACTGCTGCAATTCAGTCCTGAGCAATTGCGGATTAACGAAGCCGATATTCCCTATACCGATGAACAGCCGGAAGAGGAGGGGGATGAACAGCGCGATATCCTAGGCGAAATGGAAATTGCCGCCCGGCTGATGATCACCGGTGGTGAAAAAAGAGAAGAAGAGCGTCTGACCCGTTCAGACCGTGGTTTGATCCGTGAAGCCATTATGCAGGCAGCTCAGACCAGTTTTGACGAATCACGCCAGATGGTGGCCTCGGATTTACAGAATGCCCTTTATGCCATCGCCCGTAATCACCAGCAGGATGAACACGGTCAGCCTTTAATTACTACACACCGGCGGGCACGGGCGGATGAAATGGCCAGCGCCATGTCGATGTTTACACAGGGGTTTGAGGGAGAATTATTTAACCGTCCCGGTACGCCGTGGCCGGAAGTGGATGTCACCTTGATTGATTTGGGGACACTGGCGCGGGAGAACTACTCGGCGCAGATGGCACTGGCGATGGTCTCGCTGATTAACAAAGTCAATAACCTGGCTGAACGGGATCAATATCAGGATCGCGAACTGCAACTGGTGATTGATGAAGGACATATCACCACCACTAACCCGCTGTTATCACCCTATATGACTAAAGTGGTCAAGATGTGGCGTAAACTCGGTGCCTGGCTATGGCTCGCCACCCAAAACCTGGCGGACTACCCCGATACCGCTGAAAAGATGCTGAATATGGCGGAATGGTGGCTGTGCCTGACCATGCCGCCGGATGAAGTGGAGCAAATCGCCCGGTTTAAAAAGCTGACTGAAGAGCAGAAAGCGGTGCTGCTCTCTGCCAGTAAATTACCCCGTTGTTATACCGAAGGCGTGGTGCTGGCAAAGAAAATCGAAGCCTTGTTCCGGGTTGTTCCGCCAAGCCTATATCTGGCGCTGGGCATGACAGAAAAAGAAGAAAAAGCCGAACGGCGGGCATTGATGCGGGAACATCAGTGCAGTGAACTGGCGGCGGCGGTATTGGTGGCCAGAAAAATGGATGTGGCGCGGTGGTTAAAGGTTGATACAGGGAGATAA
- a CDS encoding TIGR03751 family conjugal transfer lipoprotein yields MRKLSPCLVLSLIGLLAGCATSKETLLPAGEQTVLAMWQGNKVGHATVSARETLRRTLTPAERRRALEAPYHYSRSAAQEISQQFPRLPNPDMVMYVFPHLVAGNTPIPGYSTVFPFYSQVQYALPGERTEAL; encoded by the coding sequence ATGCGGAAACTAAGCCCCTGTTTAGTGTTAAGCTTAATCGGACTGCTGGCCGGCTGTGCGACCTCGAAAGAGACCTTACTCCCTGCCGGGGAGCAGACGGTGCTGGCGATGTGGCAGGGGAACAAGGTCGGTCATGCTACTGTATCGGCAAGGGAAACATTGCGCCGGACGTTAACCCCCGCCGAACGGCGCAGGGCACTGGAAGCACCTTATCATTACAGCCGTTCAGCGGCACAGGAAATCAGCCAGCAATTTCCCCGCTTACCCAACCCCGATATGGTGATGTATGTTTTTCCGCATCTGGTCGCCGGCAATACGCCGATACCGGGCTACAGCACGGTGTTCCCGTTTTACAGCCAAGTACAATATGCCCTGCCGGGTGAACGCACGGAGGCACTGTAA
- a CDS encoding TIGR03752 family integrating conjugative element protein: MQVKSNSLVKMLVPAVLVLGGFIGMKSCSSTDTTAPDTPPNNVLATLSPEELQALGVGGDTPEDTLRTLVGTLNNVRAEQKRLGQQNADILKENDQLKHQRQDVAGQIDAAVAAIRQDDEQRRRELQDEQQGLLAQIDLLTERLNSAPLSAPDSPIPLGSGSIPYSANSGSGQNELIWITPADEKPADIQTPGSGKATAQFPTSFLSEQLAAGQSKPQSPSLQNPSKEENEQPVYTLPENATLVGSQAMTALLGRVPVNGTVTDPYPFKILIGKDNLTANGIELPAVEGAVVSGSASGDWTLSCVRGQVNSITFVFQDGTVRTLPGSGQNNNTSANGIGWLSDENGIPCISGERKSNAATYLPTLFALSAMHSAGDALSESQRTAQTSGTGGITTALTGNAGQAALGKAMAGGMNDLSEWLRQRYSQTFDAVYVPPGARVVVHITQRLAIDYETKGRKVRYGVRETTQRDNQEALD; encoded by the coding sequence ATGCAGGTTAAATCCAACAGTCTGGTGAAAATGCTGGTGCCGGCGGTGTTGGTTCTCGGCGGGTTTATCGGGATGAAAAGTTGCAGTTCAACCGACACTACCGCGCCCGATACGCCACCCAACAATGTCCTGGCCACATTGTCACCGGAGGAGTTACAGGCGCTGGGTGTCGGTGGCGATACGCCGGAAGATACCCTGCGAACGCTGGTGGGAACGCTCAATAACGTGCGGGCAGAGCAAAAGCGTTTAGGTCAGCAGAATGCCGATATCCTGAAAGAAAATGACCAGTTAAAGCATCAGCGTCAGGATGTCGCCGGTCAGATAGACGCGGCGGTGGCAGCTATCCGGCAGGACGATGAACAGCGCCGGCGTGAATTACAGGATGAACAGCAGGGATTGCTTGCACAGATTGATTTACTGACGGAACGCTTAAATTCAGCGCCTTTGTCTGCGCCGGACAGTCCGATACCACTTGGGTCGGGAAGTATTCCGTATTCTGCCAATTCAGGCTCAGGGCAGAATGAACTTATCTGGATAACACCCGCCGATGAAAAGCCCGCAGACATACAAACCCCCGGCAGTGGAAAAGCCACGGCGCAGTTCCCGACCTCATTTTTAAGTGAACAGCTCGCCGCCGGGCAAAGTAAGCCCCAAAGCCCTTCGCTTCAAAACCCGTCAAAGGAAGAAAATGAACAGCCGGTCTATACCCTGCCTGAAAATGCCACGTTAGTGGGCAGTCAGGCGATGACCGCGTTATTAGGCCGGGTTCCCGTGAATGGCACGGTGACTGACCCCTATCCGTTCAAAATCCTTATCGGCAAAGACAACCTGACCGCCAATGGTATTGAACTGCCGGCGGTGGAAGGGGCGGTGGTATCCGGTTCGGCCAGCGGCGACTGGACGCTTTCCTGCGTGCGCGGTCAGGTTAATTCCATTACCTTTGTTTTTCAGGATGGCACGGTGCGTACCCTGCCGGGCAGCGGGCAAAACAACAATACCAGCGCGAACGGCATCGGCTGGCTGTCCGATGAAAACGGCATTCCCTGTATCAGCGGTGAGCGCAAATCCAACGCCGCCACCTATCTGCCGACCCTGTTTGCGCTCTCGGCCATGCATTCGGCCGGCGATGCCCTGAGTGAAAGTCAGCGTACCGCCCAGACCAGTGGCACCGGCGGTATCACCACCGCGCTAACGGGCAATGCCGGACAGGCGGCATTAGGCAAAGCGATGGCCGGCGGCATGAATGACCTGAGTGAATGGCTCAGACAGCGCTACAGCCAGACGTTTGATGCGGTTTACGTCCCGCCCGGTGCCCGTGTTGTGGTGCATATCACACAACGCCTGGCGATTGATTATGAAACGAAAGGACGTAAGGTGCGCTACGGCGTGCGTGAGACCACCCAACGTGACAATCAGGAAGCATTAGATTAA
- a CDS encoding TIGR03749 family integrating conjugative element protein, which translates to MKWERIPLSIALKVGQERIIFVDRNVRVGLSPSLSDKLRVQSAGGAVYLKASQSFPSTRLQLQDSENGEIILLDITATKMGSTEPVRILYPDEKNSAPKEGSPYQRKSALSAPAPVILTRYAAQQLYAPLRTVEPVTGIHPVSLHLPESITTLYPSEPIAVSPLAGWGVQNYTVVALKLRNTAKRNITLDPRALQGQFVSATFQHRWLGEAGTPEDTTVLYLVTRGQSDNAFIPEPVAVKPGGRHAG; encoded by the coding sequence ATGAAATGGGAACGCATTCCGTTATCCATTGCGCTGAAAGTGGGTCAGGAGCGGATTATTTTCGTAGACAGAAATGTCCGTGTTGGTTTGTCCCCGTCACTCAGCGATAAACTGCGGGTGCAGAGCGCAGGCGGCGCGGTTTACCTGAAAGCCAGCCAATCTTTTCCGTCTACTCGTCTGCAATTGCAGGACAGTGAAAACGGCGAAATTATCTTACTGGATATCACCGCCACCAAAATGGGGTCAACGGAACCCGTCCGCATTCTTTATCCGGATGAAAAAAATTCTGCCCCAAAAGAGGGGTCACCGTATCAGAGAAAATCAGCACTTTCGGCTCCCGCGCCTGTGATATTAACCCGCTATGCCGCTCAGCAGCTTTATGCCCCGCTGCGTACCGTCGAGCCGGTTACGGGGATCCACCCGGTCAGTCTGCATTTACCCGAATCTATCACGACACTCTACCCTTCAGAACCGATTGCGGTTTCCCCGCTGGCCGGCTGGGGCGTGCAAAATTACACCGTGGTAGCCCTGAAACTGCGCAATACGGCTAAGCGCAATATCACGCTTGACCCACGGGCTTTGCAGGGACAATTTGTCTCGGCGACGTTTCAGCATCGCTGGCTGGGCGAAGCCGGGACACCGGAAGATACCACCGTGCTGTATCTTGTGACCCGAGGACAGTCGGATAATGCTTTTATCCCTGAGCCGGTAGCGGTGAAACCGGGAGGCCGTCATGCAGGTTAA
- a CDS encoding PFL_4703 family integrating conjugative element protein: protein MSRFRHALKNRDQHILTLRLACGVLVLVLLITLTGWMASPRSLTIHNPPDLRSGSTRPWWEVPAPSVYSFAFYLFQQLNAWPKNGAQDYPAKIAALSPYLTPACQDFLREDAKTRADSGELLDRVRVVYEIPGRGYGTKSVTVRNQDNWVVRLDLVADEYYHAEPVKRALVRYPLKVVRWEGDAERNPFGLALDCYDGMPQRLEAMPQPVEEKKGVFQ, encoded by the coding sequence ATGAGCCGGTTTCGTCATGCGCTGAAAAACCGTGACCAGCATATCCTGACCCTGCGGCTTGCCTGCGGGGTGCTGGTACTGGTCTTGCTGATTACGCTCACGGGCTGGATGGCCTCACCGCGTAGTCTCACCATCCATAATCCACCGGACTTACGCAGCGGCAGCACCCGCCCGTGGTGGGAAGTGCCTGCGCCGAGTGTCTACAGTTTTGCGTTTTATCTTTTCCAGCAACTGAACGCCTGGCCGAAAAACGGGGCACAGGACTACCCGGCTAAAATTGCGGCCTTGTCGCCTTATCTGACCCCCGCCTGTCAGGATTTTTTACGGGAAGATGCTAAAACCCGGGCCGACAGTGGTGAACTGCTCGACCGGGTGCGGGTGGTGTATGAGATCCCTGGCCGGGGCTACGGGACGAAAAGTGTGACGGTGCGTAACCAGGATAACTGGGTGGTGCGGCTGGATTTGGTGGCTGATGAATATTATCACGCCGAACCGGTCAAACGGGCGCTGGTGCGCTATCCCCTGAAAGTGGTGCGCTGGGAGGGCGATGCGGAGCGTAACCCCTTTGGGCTGGCGCTGGATTGTTACGACGGAATGCCGCAGCGACTGGAAGCGATGCCACAACCTGTGGAAGAGAAAAAGGGAGTGTTTCAGTGA
- a CDS encoding TIGR03750 family conjugal transfer protein, translated as MQTIPFLPDRLNAEPVVFRGFTTPEMGLTALLRLAFGLMVSLPFIPLAGWVMIPTGMLFMPLLLISFGGRWLAQLKRGKPENYLWLKLEEKKRRLGIGDPALIIAAQGWSLRRSSLSHRNGSLR; from the coding sequence ATGCAGACGATCCCGTTTTTACCCGATCGCTTAAATGCCGAACCGGTCGTATTCCGGGGATTCACCACACCGGAAATGGGGCTGACCGCTTTGCTGAGGCTGGCATTCGGGTTGATGGTGAGCCTTCCTTTTATCCCGTTAGCCGGCTGGGTCATGATACCGACGGGTATGCTGTTCATGCCCTTGTTATTGATTAGTTTTGGCGGTCGCTGGCTCGCTCAGCTTAAGCGCGGCAAACCGGAAAATTATCTCTGGCTGAAGCTGGAAGAGAAAAAACGCCGGCTGGGCATCGGTGATCCGGCATTGATTATTGCGGCTCAGGGTTGGTCGTTGCGCCGAAGCAGTCTGTCTCATCGTAACGGGAGCCTGCGATGA
- a CDS encoding TIGR03745 family integrating conjugative element membrane protein produces MKPIFTVCRRISANLITRISTVFLLSGLFCQSAWADLPAIEPPKSGGGGGLLGQVKGYAQDGIVIGGLILSAVAFFKVASAAVETFSEVRDGKATWTQFGSIIVVGVVLLVAVIWLLAKSAGIIF; encoded by the coding sequence ATGAAGCCAATTTTTACCGTTTGCCGTCGTATCAGTGCGAATCTGATAACCAGAATAAGTACCGTTTTTTTGCTGTCCGGTCTTTTCTGTCAATCCGCCTGGGCCGATTTGCCGGCTATCGAACCGCCAAAAAGTGGTGGCGGGGGCGGATTACTGGGACAGGTGAAGGGCTATGCCCAGGATGGTATTGTGATTGGCGGGCTGATCCTTTCGGCAGTGGCGTTTTTTAAGGTCGCCTCGGCGGCGGTTGAAACCTTTTCGGAAGTGCGGGACGGCAAAGCCACCTGGACACAGTTTGGCTCCATTATCGTGGTCGGCGTGGTGCTATTGGTTGCGGTGATTTGGTTGCTGGCGAAATCGGCCGGCATTATCTTTTGA
- a CDS encoding TIGR03758 family integrating conjugative element protein yields MTEAQRIAFTVASGHFDITFLYLVCVGFFLATLFLWAAWAAVDVWNGWANEKVRNQTISQFAMRTAILLVVAVWMFAS; encoded by the coding sequence ATGACGGAGGCACAACGCATTGCCTTTACCGTGGCCTCGGGGCACTTTGATATCACCTTTTTGTATCTGGTCTGCGTCGGATTTTTCTTAGCCACCCTGTTTCTTTGGGCGGCCTGGGCCGCAGTGGATGTCTGGAACGGCTGGGCGAATGAAAAAGTACGTAATCAGACGATAAGCCAGTTTGCTATGCGAACCGCCATCTTACTGGTGGTCGCGGTCTGGATGTTTGCCAGCTGA
- a CDS encoding RAQPRD family integrative conjugative element protein, protein MHGCFSLSRSACLLSLILVCVPLAQAAEKDELASAKNLIDQVQMALERASLAEKQDDISTRPRYHFDYLRIKADLSTIKAGIDHYLTPSRAQQQGSGSVSGHYRQEHPQ, encoded by the coding sequence ATGCACGGTTGCTTTTCCCTGTCCCGTTCTGCCTGTCTGCTGAGTCTGATCCTGGTGTGTGTACCGCTTGCGCAGGCGGCTGAGAAAGACGAACTGGCCAGTGCAAAAAATCTGATTGATCAGGTGCAGATGGCACTGGAGCGTGCAAGCCTCGCGGAGAAACAGGATGATATATCAACCCGCCCTCGCTATCACTTTGATTACCTCCGTATCAAAGCGGATCTCAGCACCATCAAAGCCGGTATCGATCACTATCTGACCCCTTCCCGCGCCCAGCAGCAGGGATCAGGCAGTGTATCCGGTCATTACCGTCAGGAACATCCGCAATGA